The following coding sequences are from one Rhodobiaceae bacterium window:
- a CDS encoding hypothetical protein (domain of unknown function (DUF4175)), whose translation MEIARASLWWERAWPALWPPVGVLGAYTTLVLVGTFETWTLFSAWAALLTTLGAAGYLLSRDVSWSEIPTRTDGLRRLEEMNNLPHRPLSTYEDQAAAGTGSDQLWAAHRQWLKARLAALRAKWPSPGLAGHDPYALRGALVVCLAAAFAIAGPFAGSRLAQGFFPGFAGTGSVGQVDAWITPPDYTGRAPIFLTQATTSALEVPEGSEITANIFGGSRPQVTLGAETLALKENDQRGEQAYETSATIEADTTLAITQGGRDQGTWPITVTPDEAPFVRLVEASATTRRTLKLIYEVIDDYGVTDLKMGLELDPIFVLEDKKIFQLGDEPFTRDGFSPLIDGFVAEKVVTQIDLPLPGIRPKDATNTAYKDLLSHPWAGLPVMLTLVVSDDAEQTSTSRTINMAMPARQFTKPLAAALVEQRQRLAMSPLNRGSVAGFLNAFALEGEKHIDDASVYLGLRAAYWRLVKARRPGDLAGVSKLLWDLALHIEDGDLSMAERDLRTAREALAQALAEGASPGEIEQLMQELKSALSRYLDELAGKATAEIDPQLQPPGDGQMLERSDLEKMLDAIGDLAKTGARDQAQDLLSQLDDILENLNTDQQQQPTEGESELADAIGEMGDIISEQRSLMDETFQHGQGAPGGSEGGESGNQGQNGGPPLENLQGQQDGLRQRLEDLMGKLGENGQPVPGELEQAARSMQRAEDRLSQGRPDSAAGAQGKAIDQLRSGAQALADAMFDSMGSGGEQSGVNAGGDQTDPLGRPLTSNGTSNSDSVKLPDELDLQRARQILEELRKRAAELGRPEQELEYLERLLRRF comes from the coding sequence GTGGAGATTGCCCGCGCCTCTCTTTGGTGGGAAAGGGCCTGGCCTGCACTCTGGCCACCGGTTGGTGTACTGGGCGCCTATACAACGCTCGTTCTTGTCGGCACATTCGAAACCTGGACTCTCTTCTCAGCCTGGGCTGCTTTGCTGACAACCCTCGGTGCTGCTGGATATCTGCTTTCCCGTGACGTCAGCTGGTCAGAAATTCCAACGCGGACCGATGGTCTGCGCCGTCTGGAGGAGATGAACAATCTCCCACACAGACCCCTCTCCACCTATGAGGATCAGGCCGCTGCTGGAACAGGCAGCGACCAGCTTTGGGCAGCGCACAGACAATGGTTGAAGGCGCGCCTTGCGGCCTTGCGCGCAAAATGGCCCTCACCTGGCCTTGCAGGCCATGACCCGTACGCCCTTCGTGGCGCATTAGTTGTCTGCCTGGCCGCCGCTTTTGCAATCGCTGGTCCGTTCGCAGGCAGCAGGTTGGCTCAAGGTTTTTTCCCTGGGTTTGCTGGAACAGGCTCTGTGGGCCAGGTTGATGCTTGGATCACCCCACCAGACTATACCGGTCGCGCGCCCATCTTCCTCACCCAGGCCACCACAAGCGCGCTGGAAGTACCTGAAGGCAGCGAAATCACAGCAAACATCTTTGGTGGAAGCAGGCCGCAGGTGACACTGGGAGCAGAAACGCTTGCTCTCAAAGAAAACGACCAACGCGGTGAGCAAGCCTATGAAACCAGCGCAACCATAGAGGCAGATACCACCCTTGCCATAACCCAGGGCGGTCGCGATCAGGGAACCTGGCCAATCACGGTCACACCCGACGAAGCTCCTTTCGTGCGGCTTGTAGAAGCCAGCGCCACCACGAGACGGACGCTCAAACTGATCTACGAAGTCATCGACGACTATGGCGTCACTGATCTGAAAATGGGCTTGGAACTCGATCCGATTTTCGTTCTGGAAGATAAGAAAATCTTTCAGCTCGGTGACGAACCATTCACGCGGGATGGCTTCAGCCCCCTGATTGACGGATTTGTAGCCGAAAAGGTCGTAACCCAGATCGACCTGCCCTTGCCCGGAATTCGCCCAAAGGATGCAACCAACACTGCCTATAAGGATCTGCTGTCCCATCCTTGGGCAGGTCTTCCCGTCATGCTCACGCTGGTGGTGAGCGATGACGCAGAGCAAACAAGCACAAGCCGCACCATCAACATGGCCATGCCAGCAAGACAGTTCACAAAGCCTCTTGCAGCCGCTCTCGTAGAACAGCGCCAACGTCTCGCCATGTCGCCCCTAAATCGAGGAAGTGTTGCAGGCTTTCTCAACGCCTTTGCGCTTGAGGGTGAAAAACACATCGACGACGCATCTGTCTATCTTGGTTTGCGCGCAGCCTATTGGCGCTTGGTAAAAGCAAGGCGCCCAGGCGATCTTGCTGGCGTGTCAAAACTCTTGTGGGACCTTGCTCTTCATATCGAAGACGGGGATCTTTCGATGGCAGAGCGCGATCTGCGGACAGCGCGCGAAGCACTTGCACAAGCGCTCGCTGAGGGGGCATCGCCGGGTGAAATCGAACAACTCATGCAGGAGCTAAAATCAGCGCTCTCTCGCTATTTGGACGAACTTGCTGGAAAAGCGACTGCAGAAATTGATCCGCAGTTGCAACCGCCCGGCGACGGGCAGATGTTGGAACGCTCGGACCTGGAAAAAATGCTGGATGCCATTGGCGACCTTGCAAAAACAGGGGCGCGTGATCAGGCTCAGGATCTCCTGTCACAGCTCGATGATATTCTGGAGAATCTCAACACCGACCAGCAACAACAACCAACCGAAGGTGAATCTGAACTCGCCGATGCCATCGGAGAAATGGGCGACATCATCTCTGAGCAACGCAGTCTCATGGATGAAACATTCCAGCACGGACAGGGCGCACCCGGAGGCTCAGAGGGCGGGGAAAGCGGCAACCAAGGACAAAACGGCGGGCCACCACTTGAGAACCTGCAGGGCCAACAAGATGGGCTAAGACAACGCCTTGAAGATTTGATGGGAAAGCTCGGTGAGAACGGGCAACCCGTGCCAGGCGAATTGGAGCAGGCAGCCCGCTCCATGCAACGCGCTGAAGATCGCCTTTCCCAAGGAAGACCCGACTCAGCGGCCGGGGCGCAAGGAAAAGCCATCGACCAACTTCGCTCCGGCGCTCAGGCGCTCGCCGACGCCATGTTTGACTCAATGGGATCAGGTGGCGAACAAAGCGGCGTTAATGCTGGTGGCGATCAGACCGACCCCCTGGGCCGACCTTTAACCTCGAACGGAACCAGCAACTCAGACTCAGTCAAACTGCCCGACGAACTGGATCTCCAACGCGCACGCCAGATTCTGGAGGAGCTGCGCAAGCGCGCTGCCGAACTTGGGCGCCCGGAGCAAGAACTGGAATATCTGGAACGTCTGTTACGCCGTTTCTAA